The nucleotide sequence ATTTGATGCGATATATACTAATTCATTTACGCCTTTTGTAGATCGATAAATAACAAGAAATAGCGCAATAAAACATAAACAAGGCATTAACCAACCAACTGTTAACTCATAACTTAACGTAAGAAGAATACCGTTAATAAATAATTGAAATGCAGTTTTATTACGTAATGATACAAGCTGTTTTTTTTGGTTTTCATTGACTGATTTTTCTATCACTTTAGACATACCAATATAGCTACCCAATATGCCTAAAACAGCTCCTAACATTGCGCCACCAAGCGTTAATAGTATTTTCAACAACCAGTGACTTTGACTACTGACAATACTTTTAGTAGCGACTGCAGCCGCCACGGGTGTACTTACAGAAAGCCCAGATAAAACTAACGCAGTTAAACCAAAAGGACTGGTTGATAAAATAACCTTGCCGTAACGTGCAAGTACTTTGTCTTTGATAAGTGCACGAACTCGACTTAAACGCTTTCTAACCGTTGCTTCATTTAACCCCAGTAACAAAGCGACAGATTGGCTATTTTGCTGTTCTCGGTAATATAGCAGTACTATTTCTCGACTTTCATCGG is from Colwellia sp. Arc7-635 and encodes:
- a CDS encoding RNA polymerase sigma factor, producing MNMLFNNEQQLLPDIALAKSGDQIAFTRLIEQLKNTVGSIALAITKDLDSSEDVSQKVFIKVWRDIDQLKENISFLPWVRQITRYTALNHLRDERVNRNVKGDETDDLLATLVDPSHSADVNLLREEQNALIKTLLAELPDESREIVLLYYREQQNSQSVALLLGLNEATVRKRLSRVRALIKDKVLARYGKVILSTSPFGLTALVLSGLSVSTPVAAAVATKSIVSSQSHWLLKILLTLGGAMLGAVLGILGSYIGMSKVIEKSVNENQKKQLVSLRNKTAFQLFINGILLTLSYELTVGWLMPCLCFIALFLVIYRSTKGVNELVYIASNKTEFINTALITQSSKDKFWCRFGLIVGFLGGGSGLLIGLYNSGRFATFL